One stretch of Spiroplasma mirum ATCC 29335 DNA includes these proteins:
- a CDS encoding energy-coupling factor transporter transmembrane component T family protein, producing MRLSFGRYIAYNSPIHRMDPRVKLFMLIALMASIFFSTGFTGYVLLGCTVLTIFFMAHLRARMLFSLLKPILFMFTVLLIINCFLITNGYIGWHWGGKAEALGPSAPGGKGWFCFSEKAVFNALYMACRIYLMIMITTILTATTQPLDLTLALEDLLSPLKLVKFPVHILSTIISIALRMIPTLIEEAGRIMKAQASRGVDFKNGHFKDKIKSTTSLIIPLLVSAFQKAEDLAYAMDARGYDPHAKRTRYRHYHINFTDIIIFIFVAGIASVVIAQWATMGTSETFYNVWHWEGSGWVFGKIKTGFIPLRIPHIDDFVMGW from the coding sequence ATGAGATTATCATTTGGGCGTTATATTGCTTATAATTCTCCGATTCATCGAATGGATCCTCGTGTTAAATTATTCATGTTAATTGCATTGATGGCCTCAATCTTTTTTTCAACTGGTTTTACTGGTTATGTGTTATTAGGATGTACAGTGTTAACAATTTTCTTTATGGCTCATTTACGAGCACGAATGCTCTTTTCTTTATTAAAACCAATTTTATTTATGTTTACGGTGTTACTAATTATTAACTGTTTTTTAATTACTAATGGTTATATTGGTTGACACTGAGGAGGAAAAGCAGAAGCGTTAGGACCATCGGCCCCTGGGGGAAAAGGATGATTTTGTTTTTCTGAAAAAGCTGTTTTTAATGCTTTATATATGGCTTGTCGGATTTACTTGATGATTATGATTACAACAATCTTAACCGCTACAACCCAACCATTGGACTTAACATTAGCCTTGGAAGACTTACTAAGCCCATTAAAATTAGTTAAATTTCCAGTTCATATTTTATCAACAATTATTTCAATTGCCCTAAGAATGATTCCGACATTAATTGAAGAAGCCGGGCGAATTATGAAAGCCCAAGCTTCGCGGGGGGTTGATTTTAAGAATGGTCATTTTAAAGATAAAATTAAATCAACCACATCGTTAATTATTCCATTATTAGTGTCAGCTTTCCAAAAAGCGGAAGATTTAGCTTATGCGATGGATGCGCGTGGTTATGACCCACATGCAAAACGTACCCGCTATCGTCATTACCATATTAATTTCACAGATATTATTATCTTTATTTTTGTTGCTGGGATTGCTAGTGTTGTTATTGCACAGTGAGCAACTATGGGCACAAGTGAAACATTCTATAATGTTTGACATTGAGAAGGTAGTGGCTGAGTTTTTGGCAAAATTAAAACCGGGTTTATTCCCCTACGAATTCCCCATATTGATGATTTTGTAATGGGATGATAA
- a CDS encoding tRNA pseudouridine synthase A has product MYLLLTLQYDGYDYHGWVKQKNAKTIQGELEKAFFRVSHQQLWMLGASKTDQQVHAWDQKVLVKLPFIPNDVGFFIKTVSASLPLDINIKDYEIRDENFGVRNVLEKEYVYTINDGAVDIFNCRYELKYPRSLDVNKLNEIAQVFIGTHDFFNFSGVKKGENINTIRTINKIWIERNDHHKILIHVQAKAFIRYQIRMMVQNILACYEGKISLADIKTQLANLPGSKKTSFCAKPYGLCLAKITY; this is encoded by the coding sequence ATGTATTTACTATTAACTTTACAATATGATGGTTATGATTATCATGGCTGAGTAAAACAAAAAAATGCTAAGACAATTCAGGGTGAATTAGAAAAAGCATTTTTTCGTGTTTCCCACCAACAATTATGGATGTTAGGAGCAAGTAAAACCGATCAACAAGTTCATGCCTGAGACCAAAAGGTTTTAGTTAAACTACCGTTTATTCCTAATGATGTTGGATTTTTTATCAAAACTGTTAGTGCTTCGTTACCATTAGATATTAATATTAAAGATTATGAAATCCGGGATGAAAATTTTGGGGTGCGCAATGTCTTAGAAAAAGAATATGTTTATACAATTAATGATGGGGCGGTTGATATTTTTAATTGCCGTTATGAATTAAAATACCCAAGATCCTTAGATGTTAATAAATTAAATGAAATTGCCCAAGTTTTTATAGGAACCCATGATTTTTTTAATTTTTCGGGGGTTAAAAAAGGAGAAAATATTAATACTATCCGAACAATTAATAAAATTTGGATCGAACGAAATGATCATCATAAAATTTTAATCCATGTTCAAGCGAAGGCATTTATTCGCTATCAAATTAGGATGATGGTCCAAAATATTTTAGCGTGTTATGAAGGTAAAATTAGTTTAGCGGACATTAAAACGCAGTTAGCAAACCTTCCGGGGAGCAAAAAAACAAGTTTTTGTGCCAAACCCTATGGGTTATGTTTAGCAAAGATTACTTATTAA
- a CDS encoding FeoA family protein — translation MLGKEYCGKKVTVVRINPLIENEFLHKIHQIGIYPQQEIEVIKYQNKILHIKVNNIEYAINIDQAKYIEVRYVVS, via the coding sequence ATGTTAGGAAAAGAATATTGTGGAAAAAAGGTAACAGTAGTTAGAATTAATCCGTTAATTGAAAATGAATTTTTGCATAAAATTCATCAAATTGGCATTTATCCGCAACAAGAAATTGAAGTTATTAAGTATCAAAATAAAATTTTACATATTAAAGTCAATAATATTGAATACGCAATTAACATTGACCAGGCAAAGTATATTGAGGTTAGATATGTCGTGTCATAA
- the feoB gene encoding ferrous iron transport protein B, with the protein MSCHNSAVKSPKKKDKNNYFLLVGSPNIGKSTFFNHLTNKTTIIGNFDRTTVTPMVGKIKQTSDLKLIDLPGIYNLNARGDDDNVVLNTIFKTDFSGILNVLGANSFLRDMHLTIQLLETQKPLVLSINMVDELKNQRILNNKLAKVLTCPVVLTVAKTNKGLNNVQKELACPLNAFKLNYGHNIESKITQITEKLTISGMSKRFLAIQLLENNQIAIDYLKNNQENYEEILALVAENNNANQEVIYQVRFDFIKKLYQEIFVLENSFLAVTKNKIKNWHEKVDYLLLKRTFGLPIFVLLLVGLNYITFGPYTGSFLSEKLDYLFNDLLLTLIKDKMLITNCPLFLTGLICDGILAGLFAVLPFIPYILILFLFVGLFQQSGYLARVSVLTDQLLSPFGLSGRSVINLISGMGCNVPTIMMARSTTNKKEKFISIFIAPFISCSARATVFAFVASMIFTKNTWLVVFILQIFSGLTALLIGLLFSKTMFRKKANLFLIEVPKWRTPDFLTIIKLMWLELKTFLIRAGKFILLGSIIVWLFSHLGIHGVLTDEQIDQSFIGYVGRGLSYLFMPLGLNDWRMATSLLLAFPAKELAISNMTIVFGSQTAISSFFNLANGISFMLFFLLYIPCLSTMAVIKKETNWKMLVYNSLFSLATAYVIGVLGYWIFYPLI; encoded by the coding sequence ATGTCGTGTCATAATTCAGCTGTGAAATCACCTAAGAAAAAAGACAAAAATAATTACTTTTTATTAGTGGGGTCACCTAATATTGGTAAGTCAACTTTCTTTAATCATTTAACAAATAAAACTACAATTATTGGAAACTTTGACCGGACAACAGTTACGCCGATGGTTGGTAAAATTAAACAAACAAGTGATCTGAAGTTAATAGATTTACCAGGAATTTATAATTTAAATGCCCGTGGTGATGATGACAATGTTGTTTTAAATACTATTTTTAAAACAGATTTTAGCGGAATTTTAAATGTTTTAGGGGCTAATTCATTTTTACGTGATATGCATTTAACAATTCAGTTATTAGAAACCCAAAAACCCTTAGTTTTATCAATTAATATGGTTGATGAGTTAAAAAACCAACGAATTTTAAATAATAAACTAGCAAAAGTGTTAACTTGTCCTGTTGTGCTAACGGTGGCAAAAACTAATAAGGGATTAAACAATGTACAAAAAGAATTAGCATGTCCCCTAAATGCATTTAAATTAAATTATGGTCATAATATTGAAAGTAAAATTACTCAAATTACCGAAAAATTAACAATTAGCGGAATGTCAAAACGGTTTTTAGCAATTCAGCTATTAGAAAATAACCAAATTGCCATTGATTATTTAAAAAATAACCAGGAGAATTATGAGGAAATTTTAGCATTAGTTGCCGAAAATAATAATGCCAACCAGGAAGTTATTTACCAAGTACGTTTTGATTTTATTAAAAAGTTATACCAGGAAATTTTTGTGTTAGAAAATTCTTTTTTAGCAGTAACTAAAAATAAAATTAAGAATTGGCATGAAAAAGTAGACTATTTACTATTAAAGCGCACCTTTGGACTTCCAATTTTTGTTTTGCTCTTAGTTGGTTTAAACTACATTACCTTTGGTCCCTATACTGGTAGTTTTTTAAGTGAAAAATTAGATTATTTATTTAATGATCTGTTATTAACGCTTATTAAAGATAAGATGTTAATTACCAATTGTCCACTTTTCTTGACGGGCCTAATTTGTGATGGGATTTTAGCGGGTCTGTTTGCGGTGTTGCCATTTATTCCTTATATTTTGATCTTATTTTTATTTGTTGGATTATTTCAACAAAGTGGGTACTTAGCGCGCGTATCAGTCTTAACTGATCAGTTACTATCACCCTTTGGATTATCAGGACGGAGTGTAATTAATTTAATTTCTGGAATGGGGTGTAATGTTCCCACCATTATGATGGCTCGTAGTACAACTAATAAGAAAGAAAAATTTATTTCAATTTTTATTGCTCCCTTTATTTCTTGTTCCGCGCGGGCTACAGTATTTGCGTTTGTAGCATCAATGATTTTTACTAAAAACACGTGGTTAGTTGTTTTTATCTTACAAATTTTTAGTGGGTTAACAGCCTTATTAATTGGGTTATTATTTTCAAAAACAATGTTCCGTAAAAAAGCAAATTTATTTTTAATTGAAGTTCCAAAATGACGAACTCCTGACTTTTTAACGATTATTAAATTAATGTGGTTAGAATTAAAAACCTTTTTAATTCGTGCGGGAAAATTTATTTTATTAGGAAGTATCATTGTGTGATTATTTAGCCACTTAGGAATTCACGGAGTTTTAACTGACGAGCAGATTGACCAATCATTTATTGGCTATGTTGGTCGGGGATTAAGTTATTTATTTATGCCCCTGGGATTAAACGACTGACGAATGGCTACTAGTTTATTATTAGCCTTTCCGGCCAAAGAACTGGCTATTAGTAATATGACTATTGTGTTTGGTAGTCAAACCGCCATTAGTTCGTTCTTCAATTTAGCCAATGGTATTAGTTTTATGTTATTTTTCTTATTATATATCCCATGTTTATCAACAATGGCTGTAATTAAAAAAGAAACCAATTGAAAAATGTTAGTTTACAACTCATTATTTTCCCTTGCAACAGCCTATGTGATTGGTGTGCTTGGTTATTGAATCTTCTATCCCTTGATCTAA
- the rplI gene encoding 50S ribosomal protein L9, giving the protein MKVILIKDVKGKGKVNDIINVADGYAKNFLIKEHLAIPATEHNLQKLQAVLAANKAVEKAEISELQKLKAQLESLTLNFKLKVHNNKVFGSVSLTQIEDRLAKEYNIKINKKKFTENHNLTSIGLHYLKIKLHHDIIATLKVMVDKKES; this is encoded by the coding sequence ATGAAAGTGATCTTAATAAAAGATGTCAAAGGAAAAGGAAAAGTAAATGATATTATTAATGTTGCGGATGGTTATGCCAAGAATTTTTTAATTAAAGAACATCTAGCAATTCCAGCCACTGAACATAATTTACAAAAATTACAAGCAGTCTTAGCTGCTAATAAAGCTGTTGAGAAAGCGGAAATTAGTGAACTTCAAAAATTAAAAGCCCAGTTGGAAAGTTTAACTTTAAACTTTAAATTAAAAGTCCATAATAATAAAGTTTTTGGCTCGGTTTCGTTAACCCAAATTGAAGACCGCTTAGCAAAAGAATACAATATTAAAATTAATAAAAAGAAATTTACTGAAAATCATAATTTAACAAGTATTGGTTTGCACTATTTAAAAATAAAATTACACCATGATATTATTGCAACCTTAAAAGTAATGGTTGACAAAAAGGAGAGCTAA
- the dnaB gene encoding replicative DNA helicase, which translates to MSELVNENLQKINVIKNAEQNVLAIAAHSISGAEEIFALLTDEDFTTMNYKVIFKALYELFANKIAIDITTLSNQMLKDNLLNKIGGIEYLTDLFQSYTTDANLNEYLDIIIKNATARRLKSVIDGINKEIDSHQPIEEVVSKAEKEILDVKRERKGNLFKTSFDEVDKVLQKIEMLENSGEILTGSPSGFKDLDKMTSGFQKGDFVILAARPSMGKTALALNFAVNCAHQTKDAVAIFSVEMPSEQLIQRMIGTISTVDSAKVRNGKGLTEEDWKKIAKAGDALKKAKLFIDDTPGLKVIELQSKLRKLCRENKVSLVVIDYLQLLSTGLHFGDSRQQEVSTISRQLKALARELEVPIVCLSQLSRSVEKREDKRPIMSDLRDSGAIEQDADIIMFLYREEYYSAHENWNENNNFNETEKAQLILSKHRNGPTGSVDLLFVKKHGSFANFGFQK; encoded by the coding sequence ATGAGTGAATTAGTAAATGAAAATTTACAAAAAATTAATGTCATTAAGAATGCTGAGCAGAATGTTTTAGCGATTGCCGCGCATTCAATTTCGGGCGCCGAAGAAATTTTTGCGCTTTTAACTGATGAAGATTTTACAACAATGAATTATAAAGTAATCTTTAAAGCATTATATGAATTATTCGCTAATAAAATTGCCATTGATATTACAACTTTAAGTAACCAGATGTTAAAAGATAATTTATTAAATAAAATTGGGGGAATTGAATACTTAACTGATTTATTCCAGTCATATACAACCGATGCCAATCTTAATGAATATTTAGACATTATTATTAAAAATGCAACCGCGCGGAGATTAAAATCAGTTATTGATGGTATTAACAAAGAGATTGATTCCCACCAACCAATTGAAGAAGTGGTGAGCAAAGCTGAAAAAGAAATCTTAGATGTTAAACGAGAACGCAAGGGGAACTTGTTTAAGACTTCGTTTGATGAAGTTGACAAAGTCTTACAGAAAATTGAAATGTTAGAAAACTCAGGTGAAATTTTAACTGGTAGTCCCAGTGGTTTTAAAGATCTTGATAAAATGACATCTGGTTTTCAAAAGGGGGATTTTGTTATTTTAGCGGCCCGTCCTTCAATGGGGAAAACTGCTTTAGCCCTAAATTTTGCCGTTAATTGTGCCCACCAAACAAAAGATGCGGTTGCTATTTTTTCCGTTGAAATGCCAAGTGAACAGTTAATTCAACGGATGATTGGAACAATTTCAACTGTTGATTCAGCAAAGGTCCGTAATGGGAAAGGACTAACAGAAGAAGATTGAAAAAAAATTGCCAAAGCAGGGGATGCTTTAAAAAAAGCAAAATTATTTATTGATGATACTCCTGGTTTAAAAGTAATTGAATTACAATCAAAATTGCGTAAACTATGTCGTGAAAACAAAGTTTCGTTAGTTGTGATTGATTATCTTCAATTATTAAGTACTGGTTTGCATTTTGGTGATTCTCGTCAACAAGAAGTATCAACCATTTCTCGCCAGTTAAAAGCCCTGGCTCGGGAATTAGAAGTTCCTATTGTTTGTTTATCACAGCTATCCCGATCAGTTGAAAAGCGAGAAGATAAACGCCCAATTATGTCGGATTTAAGAGATTCGGGAGCGATTGAACAAGATGCGGATATCATTATGTTTTTATACCGCGAAGAATATTATAGTGCGCATGAAAACTGAAATGAAAATAATAATTTTAACGAAACCGAAAAAGCCCAGTTAATTCTTTCAAAACACCGAAATGGTCCGACCGGATCAGTGGACTTATTGTTTGTTAAAAAACATGGTTCGTTTGCCAACTTTGGTTTTCAAAAATAA
- a CDS encoding lipoprotein — protein sequence MRKLLSIFTVATLITTSASSLIACKAGDGQLLPMFIYNGDKGFYHNPTAKEADGVLDPYSSTADTQYSLNGGAVSLQTNIALPFLYGLNLTDDNSGGQKGAKWSKDQINSGLKAQKDKLISSATGDAKTAWKSFFNNYSTTADSFYTQVALVNSDNTNVTVDGTNPKQIVQKTSNYEKTTDKNYVSKNSDNIIVTKDSLNVLTPIKQVVDWLNNPANNYNTQAKDASNDKVLQSTRYILVEIPNLTFTFEFTNENNIYTFKSTVQHVTGVINYLSYRDPNSKDDAKAYGHQWFFVGYNFYDLANISAYKDDDYHQYRVKMLISFADKVTLAQGFVNKGDPVNPIKPEDASKVGSNGVFKVRSSDYSIPDLMWTIDSNSIKHNN from the coding sequence ATGCGTAAATTATTATCAATTTTTACAGTAGCGACCTTAATAACAACATCAGCTTCTTCTTTAATAGCATGTAAGGCCGGGGATGGGCAATTATTGCCAATGTTTATTTATAATGGCGATAAAGGATTTTATCATAACCCAACAGCAAAAGAAGCTGATGGGGTGCTTGATCCATATTCATCAACTGCTGATACTCAATATAGTTTAAACGGGGGAGCAGTTAGTTTACAAACTAACATTGCGTTGCCATTCTTATATGGTCTTAATTTAACTGACGATAATAGTGGAGGTCAAAAAGGCGCAAAATGAAGTAAAGACCAAATTAATAGTGGTTTAAAGGCACAAAAAGATAAGTTAATTTCTTCAGCAACCGGGGATGCAAAAACAGCATGAAAATCATTCTTTAATAATTATTCAACGACTGCTGATTCTTTCTATACCCAAGTTGCCTTAGTTAATAGTGATAATACAAATGTTACAGTTGATGGGACAAATCCAAAACAAATTGTCCAAAAAACAAGTAATTACGAAAAAACCACAGATAAAAATTATGTTAGCAAAAATTCAGATAATATTATTGTAACAAAGGACTCATTAAATGTGTTAACACCAATTAAACAAGTAGTTGATTGGTTAAATAATCCTGCCAATAATTATAATACGCAAGCTAAAGATGCTTCGAATGATAAAGTATTACAATCAACAAGATATATTTTAGTTGAAATCCCAAATCTTACTTTTACTTTTGAGTTTACAAATGAAAATAATATTTATACTTTTAAATCAACAGTTCAACATGTAACGGGGGTTATTAACTATTTATCATATCGTGATCCTAATAGTAAAGATGATGCTAAAGCATATGGTCACCAATGATTCTTTGTGGGCTATAACTTCTATGATTTAGCTAATATTAGTGCTTATAAAGATGATGATTATCACCAATACCGCGTTAAAATGCTAATTTCGTTTGCGGATAAAGTAACATTAGCCCAAGGATTTGTTAATAAGGGTGATCCTGTAAATCCAATTAAACCAGAAGATGCAAGTAAAGTTGGTTCGAATGGTGTCTTTAAAGTCCGTAGTTCTGATTATTCAATTCCTGATCTAATGTGAACAATTGATTCAAATTCAATTAAGCATAATAATTAG
- a CDS encoding 23S rRNA (pseudouridine(1915)-N(3))-methyltransferase RlmH: MDIKIIVVGTLDKNYLTEGNNLFLTRIKNYSKIEIIELKEISQYDVAKNIKAQTSLVSDKLSNYSEYVKVLLDINGKQLTSLQLANFIQEVKDFQNAKLAFIIGSSDGLDQNLLPKVNYRLSLGLITLPHQLCRLILLEQIYRSFKIINNEKYHK; encoded by the coding sequence GTGGATATTAAAATTATTGTTGTTGGCACATTAGATAAAAATTATTTAACGGAAGGTAATAATTTATTTCTAACCCGGATTAAGAATTATAGTAAAATTGAAATTATTGAATTAAAAGAAATTAGTCAATATGATGTTGCTAAAAATATTAAAGCGCAAACTTCTCTTGTGAGCGATAAGCTAAGTAATTATTCAGAATATGTCAAAGTTTTATTAGATATTAACGGCAAGCAGCTGACTAGTTTACAATTAGCAAATTTTATTCAAGAAGTTAAAGATTTTCAAAATGCTAAGCTAGCATTTATTATTGGAAGTAGCGATGGTCTTGACCAGAATTTACTACCCAAAGTTAATTATCGCCTTAGTTTGGGATTAATTACTTTACCCCACCAATTATGCCGGTTAATTTTATTAGAACAGATTTATCGTTCGTTTAAAATTATTAATAATGAAAAATATCATAAATAA
- the rpsJ gene encoding 30S ribosomal protein S10 — translation MAQTRMRIKLKGYDHRVVDQSISKIIEAGQAAGAEVKGPIPLPTDKEIITIIRATHKYKDSREQFERRTHKRVIDIINPSVKVMDTLTRVQLPSGVEIEVK, via the coding sequence ATGGCTCAGACAAGAATGAGAATAAAATTAAAAGGTTACGACCACCGTGTAGTGGACCAATCAATTTCTAAAATCATTGAAGCAGGACAAGCTGCTGGCGCAGAAGTTAAAGGACCAATTCCTTTACCAACTGATAAAGAAATTATTACAATTATTCGTGCTACTCACAAATATAAAGATTCACGTGAACAATTTGAGAGAAGAACCCATAAAAGAGTAATTGATATTATCAATCCGAGCGTTAAAGTTATGGATACCTTAACTAGAGTACAACTACCTAGTGGGGTTGAAATTGAAGTAAAGTAA
- the rplC gene encoding 50S ribosomal protein L3, whose product MKGILGRKIGMTQVFATGGRLVPVTVVEVQPNVVLQVLTKEKQGYDALQLAVEDKRVNLVSKPDQGQFKKANTTPKRFVKEIRNMNGYYAGDIIKADIFTAGEFVDVTGISKGKGFTGSIKRHNYSRGPMGHGSGYHRGVGSMGAIAPNRILKSKKMPGHMGAEQVTIQNLEIIAIDVEKNALLVKGSIPGPKKQFVIVKEAIKGLTPNTPTELLVRTVEPTPESKVEVKEEQAPAPVAPVEDNQTVETPTTHGASEPASEDAK is encoded by the coding sequence ATGAAAGGAATCTTAGGACGTAAAATTGGGATGACCCAAGTTTTTGCAACAGGCGGACGGTTAGTACCAGTTACAGTAGTTGAAGTTCAACCTAACGTTGTTTTACAAGTCTTAACAAAAGAAAAACAAGGTTATGATGCATTACAACTAGCTGTTGAAGATAAAAGAGTTAACCTTGTTTCAAAACCAGATCAAGGTCAATTTAAAAAGGCAAACACAACACCTAAGCGCTTCGTAAAAGAAATCAGAAATATGAACGGTTATTATGCCGGTGATATTATTAAAGCTGACATCTTTACTGCTGGGGAATTCGTTGATGTGACCGGAATTTCAAAAGGGAAAGGATTTACTGGTTCAATTAAAAGACATAATTACTCAAGAGGTCCAATGGGACATGGTTCAGGGTATCATCGTGGCGTTGGATCAATGGGAGCTATTGCCCCTAACCGCATTTTAAAATCAAAAAAAATGCCAGGGCATATGGGAGCCGAACAAGTAACAATCCAAAACTTGGAAATTATTGCAATTGATGTTGAAAAAAATGCTTTATTAGTTAAAGGATCAATTCCTGGTCCAAAAAAACAATTTGTTATTGTTAAAGAAGCAATTAAGGGATTAACCCCAAATACACCAACAGAACTATTAGTGAGAACTGTGGAACCAACACCAGAATCAAAAGTTGAAGTAAAAGAAGAACAAGCACCTGCACCAGTGGCACCAGTCGAAGATAACCAAACTGTTGAAACACCAACAACACACGGTGCTTCTGAGCCAGCTAGTGAAGATGCTAAATAG
- the rplD gene encoding 50S ribosomal protein L4: MKVQVFDTKGTSVKEINLNDAIWGIEPHQQAMYDAVVAQQSAMRQGTHKVKTRTEVSGGGRKPWRQKGTGRARQGSIRAPQWKGGGIVFGPTPDKNYIKHVNRKVRKLAIKSALSLKAKESNLVIVDQFALNEPSTKTMVEILANLKVNNEKLLIVTKPGDEVIVKSSRNIEKVNIIPSDGINIYDLLNANKLLVTEEVIKTIEEVYA, from the coding sequence ATGAAAGTACAAGTATTTGATACTAAAGGAACTAGTGTTAAAGAAATTAACCTAAATGATGCTATTTGAGGAATTGAACCGCACCAACAAGCAATGTATGATGCTGTGGTTGCACAACAATCAGCAATGCGTCAGGGAACACACAAAGTTAAAACAAGAACTGAAGTATCTGGTGGGGGAAGAAAACCGTGAAGACAAAAAGGAACTGGTCGTGCCCGTCAAGGTTCAATTAGAGCACCCCAATGAAAAGGTGGGGGAATTGTGTTTGGACCAACTCCCGACAAAAACTATATTAAGCATGTTAATCGCAAAGTTAGAAAACTAGCGATTAAATCAGCATTATCATTAAAAGCAAAAGAAAGCAATTTAGTTATTGTTGACCAATTTGCCCTAAATGAGCCATCAACTAAAACAATGGTTGAAATTCTAGCCAACTTAAAAGTTAATAATGAAAAATTATTAATTGTAACAAAACCAGGGGATGAAGTTATTGTGAAATCATCTCGTAATATTGAAAAAGTAAATATTATTCCTAGTGATGGAATCAATATTTATGACTTATTAAATGCGAATAAATTATTAGTTACCGAAGAAGTTATTAAAACAATAGAGGAGGTGTACGCATAA
- the rplW gene encoding 50S ribosomal protein L23, translating to MHITNVIKKPILTEKSYNNMAQGVYTFEVARGANKVQIKKAFEKIFEVKVAKVNVINYDPKEKRMGKFVGETTHTKRAIIKLKPGETLDLLGEDK from the coding sequence ATGCATATTACTAATGTTATTAAGAAACCAATTTTAACTGAAAAATCATATAACAATATGGCGCAAGGTGTGTACACATTCGAAGTTGCGCGTGGTGCTAATAAAGTACAAATCAAGAAAGCTTTTGAAAAAATCTTTGAAGTAAAGGTTGCAAAAGTAAATGTAATTAACTATGATCCAAAAGAAAAAAGAATGGGAAAATTTGTTGGTGAAACAACTCATACGAAAAGAGCCATCATCAAATTAAAACCAGGTGAAACATTGGATCTATTAGGAGAAGATAAATAG
- the rplB gene encoding 50S ribosomal protein L2, whose translation MPIKSYKPVTNGRRNMTKLDYSVLTTDKPEKSLLQPLKKRGGRNNQGIITTRHHGGGHKTKYRLVDFKRNKDNVVGKIASIEYDPNRNAFISLVHYVDGEKRYILAPKNIQVGMEIISGEKVDIKVGNNMKLKNIPEGTLVHNIEIRPGKGGQMARSAGSSVQILGKDEDGKYVTLRLTSGEVRKVLAECRATIGEVGNEDYALVNWGKAGRNRWRGIRPTVRGSVMNPNDHPHGGGEGKAPVGRKAPMTPWGKKALGVKTRNQKKASTKLIVRRRPQ comes from the coding sequence ATGCCAATTAAAAGTTATAAACCAGTTACTAATGGGCGCCGTAATATGACAAAGCTTGATTATTCAGTCTTAACAACTGACAAACCAGAAAAGTCATTATTACAACCATTAAAAAAACGTGGTGGACGGAATAACCAAGGGATTATTACTACTAGACACCATGGTGGTGGGCATAAAACAAAATATCGTCTTGTTGACTTTAAACGCAACAAAGATAATGTTGTTGGAAAAATTGCCTCAATTGAATATGATCCCAACCGTAATGCTTTCATTTCGTTAGTGCATTATGTAGATGGGGAAAAACGATACATTTTAGCTCCCAAAAACATTCAAGTTGGAATGGAAATTATCAGTGGCGAAAAAGTTGATATTAAAGTTGGAAACAACATGAAATTAAAAAACATTCCTGAGGGAACATTAGTCCATAACATTGAAATACGTCCGGGGAAAGGTGGCCAAATGGCGCGCTCGGCTGGTTCATCAGTCCAAATCTTAGGAAAAGATGAAGATGGTAAGTATGTTACTCTTCGTTTAACATCAGGGGAAGTTCGCAAAGTGCTAGCGGAATGTCGTGCCACAATTGGTGAAGTGGGAAACGAAGACTACGCTTTAGTTAACTGAGGGAAAGCTGGTCGTAACCGATGACGTGGAATTCGTCCAACTGTTCGGGGATCAGTTATGAACCCTAATGACCATCCACATGGTGGGGGAGAAGGTAAAGCTCCGGTTGGTCGTAAAGCACCAATGACACCATGAGGGAAAAAAGCCTTGGGTGTTAAAACTCGTAATCAGAAAAAAGCTTCTACAAAATTGATTGTCCGCAGACGTCCTCAATAG